The following are from one region of the Longimicrobium sp. genome:
- a CDS encoding M57 family metalloprotease — MWNRSLFVAIGCSTLLVAACGDNPTEQRAETPDAVVEAVRAMGFRTDMIEDHGSYLLVEGDIYLPKAEIGAGGPLAPGKPRYQYTTTNLVSSTKINQITVDLSGLNSQPAWQTAARTAMSHWSGITDANVTMVEGSPADITVSTTCTSSNVAASASFPGSGNPGSTVYVNTCFGYSTSSAQKVHNMVHELGHTIGFRHSNYAQLGESAGTVGANHVYGTPTSGNATGSVMNGGTALNSWAGFASSDLTAVRSRYPLPGPSGLSVTDSNGTPLVSWNAASGATSYTVSLITFNTQNGSYTNHYYTTLGTTTGTSYLDSGNTYTGVYECNYDWGWDGGTQGAWYEYAVQATYAKGTSPILYSRIYAPVAQC, encoded by the coding sequence ATGTGGAATCGCAGTCTGTTTGTGGCCATCGGGTGCAGCACGCTGCTGGTGGCGGCGTGCGGTGACAATCCCACCGAGCAGCGGGCGGAAACGCCGGACGCGGTGGTGGAGGCGGTCCGTGCGATGGGCTTCCGCACCGACATGATCGAGGATCACGGGAGCTACCTGCTGGTGGAGGGCGACATCTACCTCCCCAAGGCGGAAATCGGCGCAGGGGGCCCGCTCGCTCCCGGGAAGCCGCGCTACCAGTACACCACCACCAACCTCGTTTCGTCCACCAAGATCAACCAGATCACGGTCGATCTCTCCGGGCTCAACTCGCAGCCGGCGTGGCAGACCGCGGCGCGCACCGCGATGTCGCACTGGAGCGGGATCACCGACGCCAACGTGACAATGGTGGAGGGCTCCCCGGCAGACATCACCGTGAGCACCACCTGCACGTCGTCGAACGTGGCCGCGTCCGCCTCGTTCCCGGGTAGCGGCAATCCGGGGAGCACCGTCTACGTGAACACCTGCTTCGGGTATTCCACCAGCAGCGCCCAGAAAGTGCACAACATGGTGCACGAGCTCGGGCACACGATCGGCTTCCGGCACAGCAACTACGCGCAGCTGGGCGAGAGCGCCGGGACGGTGGGCGCCAACCACGTCTACGGCACGCCGACCAGCGGCAACGCCACCGGCTCGGTGATGAACGGCGGAACGGCGCTCAACTCGTGGGCGGGCTTCGCTTCGTCCGACCTGACGGCGGTTCGTTCGCGCTATCCGCTGCCGGGGCCGTCGGGGCTCTCCGTCACCGATTCCAACGGGACTCCGCTGGTCAGCTGGAACGCGGCGAGCGGCGCCACCAGCTACACCGTGTCGCTGATCACCTTCAATACACAGAACGGGAGCTACACGAACCACTACTACACTACGCTCGGCACCACGACCGGCACGTCGTACCTGGATTCCGGCAACACGTACACGGGCGTGTACGAGTGCAACTACGACTGGGGATGGGACGGTGGAACGCAGGGCGCCTGGTACGAGTACGCCGTCCAGGCCACGTACGCCAAGGGTACCAGCCCCATCCTGTACTCGCGCATCTACGCACCGGTCGCGCAGTGCTAG